One genomic segment of Rhizobium gallicum bv. gallicum R602sp includes these proteins:
- the xylF gene encoding D-xylose ABC transporter substrate-binding protein, whose amino-acid sequence MKSILKLMAGTAILISVQTAAMAADLVVGVSWSNFQEERWKTDEAAIKKALEAKGAKYISADAQSSAAKQLTDVESLISQGANALIVLAQDSDAIAPAIEKAAAEGIPVVGYDRLIENPAAFYITFDNKEVGRMQAKGVFDAKPEGNYVFIKGSSSDPNADFLFSGQMEVLKAAVDAGKIKNVGEAYTDGWKPENAQRNMEQFLTANDNKVDAVVASNDGTAGGAIAALDAQGLAGSVPVSGQDADKAALNRVALGTQTVSVWKDSRELGKRAAEIALDLAAGKTMDKIEGVETFNGGPKGVAMQSVFLKPLPITKDNLNVVIDAGWISKAEACQGVKTGSLAACD is encoded by the coding sequence ATGAAGTCTATTTTGAAGCTGATGGCCGGCACGGCCATCCTCATTTCCGTGCAAACGGCGGCCATGGCTGCCGATCTCGTCGTCGGCGTTTCCTGGTCGAACTTCCAGGAAGAGCGCTGGAAGACCGACGAAGCCGCCATCAAGAAGGCCCTCGAGGCCAAGGGCGCAAAATACATCTCAGCTGACGCCCAGTCGTCTGCGGCAAAGCAGCTGACGGACGTTGAATCGCTGATCTCGCAGGGCGCGAACGCCCTCATCGTGCTTGCGCAGGACTCCGACGCCATCGCCCCGGCCATCGAAAAGGCCGCCGCCGAAGGCATCCCGGTGGTCGGCTACGACCGCCTGATCGAAAATCCGGCAGCCTTCTACATCACCTTCGATAACAAGGAAGTTGGCCGCATGCAGGCAAAGGGCGTCTTTGACGCAAAGCCTGAAGGCAACTACGTCTTCATCAAGGGTTCCTCGTCCGACCCGAACGCAGACTTCCTGTTCTCGGGCCAGATGGAAGTGCTGAAGGCCGCAGTCGACGCAGGCAAGATCAAGAATGTCGGCGAAGCCTATACTGACGGCTGGAAGCCGGAAAACGCGCAGCGCAACATGGAACAGTTCCTGACCGCCAACGACAACAAGGTTGACGCCGTTGTTGCTTCGAACGACGGCACGGCCGGTGGCGCAATCGCCGCTCTCGACGCACAGGGTCTCGCCGGCTCAGTCCCGGTCTCCGGACAGGACGCCGACAAGGCAGCGCTCAACCGCGTCGCCCTCGGCACCCAGACGGTCTCCGTCTGGAAGGACTCGCGCGAGCTCGGCAAGCGCGCTGCCGAAATCGCCCTCGATCTCGCCGCCGGCAAGACCATGGACAAGATCGAAGGCGTTGAGACCTTCAACGGCGGCCCGAAGGGCGTCGCCATGCAATCCGTCTTCCTGAAACCGCTACCGATCACCAAGGACAACCTCAACGTCGTCATCGACGCCGGCTGGATCAGCAAGGCGGAAGCCTGCCAGGGCGTCAAAACCGGTTCGCTTGCTGCCTGCGACTAA
- a CDS encoding alpha-E domain-containing protein, protein MLGRTANGLYWMFRYIERAENIARLIDAGLRMSLTRSGTGDDDWDGVLQSAGVREAYDEGHAKLTRVDAVDYLLRDHSNPSSVMSCIDSGRNNARMVRTALTRETWEATNECWIELKALLSKRPKAAEMPEIIDVIKRRAGLIRGAFHGSMLRNELYNFARIGTFIERADNTSRILDVKYYVLLPSISQVGSSIDNVQWESILRSVSAHRSYSWAYDEEYKAANIADFLILNGQMPRSLAYCYEKIVSNLGYISSSYGGERLPAHDTADAIRTSLQTRQIKDVMDQGLHEFLEDFVNRNNQLGMEISDGYRFYV, encoded by the coding sequence ATGCTCGGAAGAACTGCAAACGGACTCTACTGGATGTTCCGTTACATCGAGCGCGCCGAGAATATCGCGCGTCTTATCGATGCCGGCCTGCGCATGTCGCTAACCCGAAGCGGCACAGGCGACGACGACTGGGATGGCGTGCTGCAGAGTGCGGGTGTTCGCGAAGCCTACGACGAAGGGCACGCCAAACTCACCAGGGTCGATGCGGTCGACTATCTGCTGCGCGATCATTCGAACCCGTCGAGCGTGATGTCGTGCATCGATTCCGGCCGCAACAACGCCCGCATGGTTCGCACGGCTCTGACGCGCGAGACCTGGGAGGCGACCAACGAGTGCTGGATCGAGCTTAAGGCCCTGCTTTCCAAGCGCCCCAAGGCGGCCGAAATGCCCGAGATCATCGATGTCATCAAGCGGCGGGCGGGCCTTATCCGCGGCGCTTTTCACGGCTCGATGCTGAGAAACGAGCTCTATAACTTCGCGCGCATCGGCACCTTCATCGAGCGGGCGGACAATACGAGCCGCATTCTCGACGTGAAGTACTACGTGCTGCTGCCATCCATTTCGCAGGTGGGGTCCTCGATCGACAATGTGCAGTGGGAATCGATCCTGCGTTCGGTTTCAGCGCACCGTTCCTATAGCTGGGCCTATGATGAGGAGTACAAGGCGGCCAATATCGCCGACTTCCTGATCTTGAATGGCCAGATGCCGCGGTCGCTGGCCTATTGCTACGAAAAGATCGTCAGCAACCTCGGCTACATATCGAGCAGTTACGGCGGTGAACGGCTGCCGGCCCACGATACCGCCGACGCCATCCGGACATCATTGCAAACGAGGCAGATCAAGGACGTCATGGACCAGGGGTTGCACGAATTCCTTGAGGATTTCGTCAATCGCAACAACCAGCTGGGCATGGAAATTTCCGACGGCTATCGGTTCTACGTATAA
- a CDS encoding circularly permuted type 2 ATP-grasp protein, whose product MAFDEMITGDENPRQPYEKYFEWYNAQDRAHLIAKSRDAENIFRKTGITFAVYGHADSSEKLIPFDIIPRIISGREWRKLAQGIEQRVIALNAFLDDIYHKQEIIRAGRIPRELIEKNDTFLSEMIGFRPPGGVYTHIVGTDIVRTGEDQFYVLEDNARTPSGVSYMLENRETMMQMFPELFHQNKVQRVEDYPYLLRQSLASLAPPGCKGKPRVAVLTPGIYNSAYYEHSFLADMMGVELVEGADLRVIDGKVKMRTTRGYEAIDVLYRRVDDDFLDPLTFRADSALGIPGIMDVYRSGNITIANAPGTGICDDKAIYSYMPEIVEFYTGRKALLENVPTWRCSEADSLKYVLEHLEELVVKEVHGSGGYGMLVGPTASKKERADFAEKLKARPNNYIAQPTLSLSTVPILVNKGIAPRHVDLRPYVLVSDKVQIIPGGLTRVALKQGSLVVNSSQGGGTKDTWVLED is encoded by the coding sequence TTGGCATTTGATGAAATGATCACCGGGGATGAAAATCCCCGTCAGCCATATGAGAAATATTTCGAGTGGTACAATGCCCAGGACAGGGCGCATCTGATTGCCAAATCTCGCGACGCGGAAAACATCTTCCGCAAAACCGGCATTACCTTCGCAGTTTACGGACATGCGGATTCCTCCGAGAAGCTCATTCCCTTCGACATCATCCCGCGCATTATTTCCGGGCGCGAATGGCGGAAGCTCGCTCAGGGCATCGAGCAGCGCGTGATTGCGCTGAATGCCTTCCTGGACGACATCTACCACAAGCAGGAGATCATCCGCGCCGGCCGCATTCCGCGCGAGCTGATCGAGAAGAACGATACGTTTCTTTCCGAGATGATCGGCTTCCGTCCGCCCGGCGGCGTCTATACGCATATCGTCGGCACCGACATCGTGCGCACCGGCGAGGATCAGTTCTACGTGCTGGAAGACAATGCCCGCACGCCGTCCGGCGTCAGCTATATGCTGGAAAACCGGGAAACCATGATGCAGATGTTTCCGGAACTCTTCCACCAGAACAAGGTCCAGCGCGTCGAGGACTACCCGTATCTGCTGCGCCAATCGCTTGCCTCGCTCGCCCCTCCCGGGTGCAAGGGCAAGCCGCGCGTCGCCGTGCTGACGCCCGGCATCTACAACTCCGCCTATTACGAGCATTCGTTCCTCGCCGACATGATGGGCGTGGAACTGGTCGAGGGGGCGGATCTGCGCGTCATCGACGGCAAGGTGAAGATGCGCACGACCCGCGGTTATGAGGCGATCGACGTGCTTTATCGCCGCGTCGATGACGACTTCCTCGATCCGCTGACATTCCGTGCCGATTCCGCCCTCGGCATTCCGGGCATCATGGATGTCTACCGCTCCGGCAACATCACCATCGCCAATGCGCCGGGCACCGGCATCTGCGACGACAAGGCGATCTATTCCTACATGCCGGAGATCGTCGAGTTCTATACCGGCCGGAAGGCGCTTCTCGAAAACGTGCCGACCTGGCGCTGCTCGGAAGCCGACAGCCTCAAATATGTGCTGGAACACCTCGAAGAACTCGTCGTGAAAGAGGTGCACGGCTCCGGCGGCTACGGCATGCTGGTTGGCCCGACGGCCTCGAAGAAGGAGCGGGCCGATTTTGCCGAAAAGCTGAAGGCCCGGCCGAATAATTACATCGCCCAGCCGACGCTGTCGCTCTCGACGGTGCCGATCCTCGTCAATAAGGGCATCGCACCGCGCCATGTGGACCTGCGGCCCTATGTGCTGGTTTCCGACAAGGTGCAGATCATTCCGGGCGGCTTGACCCGCGTCGCGCTGAAGCAGGGCTCGCTGGTCGTCAATTCGAGCCAGGGCGGCGGTACCAAAGACACTTGGGTATTGGAGGATTGA
- a CDS encoding ROK family transcriptional regulator, translating into MLTKSSTELVRQRNSVLVLSALRRHGAAAHTEISDYTRLSSATVSAITADLEKAQIIEKSEHQAASGRGRPRVLFRQRRDCGYLIVVIISSDAVQYSLVDYAGKLIDRFSEERSHDPAGAARFAAAVKAGLSRILERSRIGRNKVLLISISSKGLVNSLEPVLVWSPIFGSEQIDFESALRPEWQAKIILDNETLLVAAALGAREENVKGEDFRSLGALSLGHSIGLGIVRRTPHGGQEISAPNFGHMLHMANGGLCRCGTKGCIEAHAGFYAILRTAFEVPLDTIPAKFVPVAELDKIAAQARQGHRMSAFAFRQAGLALGNGLSRVLSLTERMPVAITGPGTRYYDLLRQGIEEGLGQSHIVRMEGMPELRVVADEQNLVFEGHLNRALGVIDEDIVNTGGPGHG; encoded by the coding sequence ATGCTGACCAAATCGAGCACGGAGCTGGTCCGGCAGAGGAATAGCGTGCTGGTGCTTTCCGCTCTCCGCCGCCACGGTGCGGCCGCGCATACCGAGATTTCCGACTATACCCGCCTGTCCTCTGCGACGGTTTCTGCGATTACCGCTGATCTCGAAAAGGCGCAGATCATCGAGAAATCGGAGCACCAGGCGGCAAGCGGAAGAGGACGGCCACGCGTGCTTTTCCGGCAGCGGCGGGATTGCGGGTATCTGATCGTGGTCATCATCTCGTCGGACGCCGTGCAATATTCCCTGGTGGATTACGCCGGCAAGCTGATCGATCGCTTCAGCGAGGAACGTTCGCATGACCCTGCCGGGGCGGCGCGCTTTGCGGCTGCGGTCAAGGCGGGTCTGTCACGTATTCTGGAGCGTTCCCGGATCGGCCGCAATAAAGTCTTGCTGATCTCAATCAGCAGCAAAGGGCTAGTGAATTCGCTCGAGCCCGTACTCGTCTGGTCGCCGATCTTCGGCAGCGAACAGATCGATTTTGAATCGGCGCTGCGTCCGGAATGGCAGGCGAAGATTATCCTTGACAATGAAACACTGCTCGTCGCCGCCGCGCTCGGCGCACGCGAGGAGAATGTAAAGGGCGAGGATTTCCGTTCGCTTGGCGCACTCTCGCTCGGCCACAGCATCGGGCTCGGCATTGTCAGGCGCACGCCGCATGGCGGCCAGGAGATATCGGCGCCGAATTTCGGCCATATGCTGCACATGGCCAATGGCGGTCTCTGTCGTTGCGGCACCAAGGGATGCATTGAGGCGCATGCCGGGTTCTATGCGATCCTTCGAACGGCCTTCGAAGTGCCGCTCGATACGATCCCGGCAAAATTCGTGCCGGTCGCCGAACTCGACAAGATCGCCGCGCAGGCTCGCCAGGGGCATCGCATGTCGGCCTTCGCCTTCCGCCAGGCGGGCCTTGCGCTCGGCAACGGGCTGTCGCGCGTGCTGAGCCTGACGGAGCGCATGCCGGTCGCAATCACCGGGCCGGGCACGCGCTACTACGATCTGCTGCGCCAGGGGATTGAGGAGGGCCTTGGGCAATCGCATATCGTGCGCATGGAAGGCATGCCGGAATTGCGAGTGGTCGCAGACGAGCAGAACCTTGTCTTCGAAGGACATCTGAACCGGGCGCTTGGCGTGATCGACGAAGATATCGTCAATACAGGCGGACCGGGGCACGGCTGA
- a CDS encoding transglutaminase family protein, producing MRLKISHVTEYHYDEPSQFSLQRLRLTPPSAFGQKVLNWSLHVEGAKPEVEYDDQFGNHVNLVSLQGEQQVTRIVAEGEVETEDRNGVTGPHSGFCPLWLFLRDTPRTKPGRLIRELIRTVKGDNELALMHALMAAIHEAVEYKPGTSNTDTTAEQAMEKKSGVCQDHAHIFVSAARALQVPTRYISGYLMMEGKAEQAATHAWGEAHIPGLGWVGFDPANDICPDARYVRVASGLCYRDAAPVSGMRIGTPGEKLSVMVKVEDQGQMQSQS from the coding sequence ATGAGACTGAAGATTAGCCATGTCACCGAATACCACTACGACGAGCCGTCGCAGTTCTCGCTGCAGCGGCTGCGCCTGACACCGCCCTCAGCCTTCGGTCAGAAGGTCTTGAACTGGTCGTTGCATGTCGAAGGCGCCAAGCCAGAGGTGGAGTATGACGACCAGTTCGGCAACCATGTGAACCTCGTCTCGCTGCAAGGCGAACAGCAGGTGACGCGCATCGTCGCCGAAGGTGAAGTCGAAACCGAAGATCGCAATGGAGTGACCGGCCCGCATTCAGGCTTCTGCCCGCTGTGGCTGTTCCTGCGCGACACGCCGCGTACCAAGCCCGGCAGGCTCATCAGGGAACTCATACGGACCGTAAAAGGCGACAATGAGCTCGCGCTGATGCACGCGCTGATGGCGGCCATTCACGAAGCGGTCGAATACAAGCCGGGGACCAGCAACACGGACACGACCGCCGAACAGGCGATGGAGAAGAAGAGCGGCGTTTGCCAGGACCACGCCCACATCTTCGTTTCCGCGGCTCGCGCATTGCAGGTGCCGACGCGCTATATCTCCGGCTACCTGATGATGGAGGGGAAGGCGGAGCAGGCCGCGACACACGCTTGGGGCGAGGCGCACATTCCTGGCCTCGGCTGGGTCGGCTTCGATCCGGCAAACGACATCTGCCCCGATGCCCGCTACGTCCGCGTCGCTTCCGGCCTGTGCTACCGCGACGCAGCCCCTGTCTCCGGCATGCGCATCGGCACGCCGGGCGAGAAGCTCTCGGTCATGGTCAAGGTCGAAGATCAGGGCCAGATGCAAAGCCAGAGCTGA